The DNA region CGTAAGCAAGAAGATTTAATGACTCAGTAGCATTTCTTGTAAATATAATTTCGCTCCACTTATCTGCACCTATGAATTCAGCAACTTTTTTATGAGCGTCTTCATACATAACTGTAGACTCGTAACTAAGCGTGTGAACGCCCCTATGAATATTTGAGTTATGTTTGCGGTAATAATTATCGATGCAATCAATTACACTTTTTGGTTTTTGGGTAGTAGCTGCGTTATCTAAATAAACTAAGGGCTTTCCGTTAACCTCTCTTTTGAAAACAGGGAAGTCTTCTTTGAGAATATTTGGATCAAACATTATGTTATCTTTAATTAGTTTTTCCATGATTTAGCCGCTTTAAATGAAAAATCAAAAAAGTGAGAATTAGTTGGACTTTTTTCCTGAAAGAGCTTTTTTCAAAACTGTTAAACCTAATAGGGCACATTTAAATCGTATAGGTGAAACCTGGCCACCGAGGGCATTTAACATGTCATGATCTGTAAGAGATTCTATTTCTTTTACTTCCTTACCAACAACGTTCTCTGTAAGAATTGAAACCGATGCTTGGCTTATCGCACAGCCAGTGCCTGAGAATTTAATATCATCAAGCTTATTCTCTCTGATCTTTAGATCCAATCTTATAACATCGCCGCAAGAGGGTATGCCTTCTTCATAAGAAAAATCAGCATCATCAATAGTGCCAAAATTTCTAGGATTTTTATAATGATCTAGTATGAATTCTAAATTGTCACTTTCCATAATTATCTCATTAAATTAATTAATCCAGATTAGTATACCAGTAAATACTCGTAGTTCACTTAAAACAATGTATGAGTTTGTAAT from Thermodesulfobacteriota bacterium includes:
- a CDS encoding iron-sulfur cluster assembly scaffold protein, whose product is MESDNLEFILDHYKNPRNFGTIDDADFSYEEGIPSCGDVIRLDLKIRENKLDDIKFSGTGCAISQASVSILTENVVGKEVKEIESLTDHDMLNALGGQVSPIRFKCALLGLTVLKKALSGKKSN